From one Planococcus citri chromosome 3, ihPlaCitr1.1, whole genome shotgun sequence genomic stretch:
- the LOC135841719 gene encoding toll-like receptor 3 isoform X1: protein MLFDDYSIFAFYMLSAVVVAAADQNLDLYCPINCLCPDITVVNCSSTSISNATFKHISLKVEILDLSRTSLKFLPDALSQYTDIVNLNLSHNELSSISRQTFIRMWKLRTLDLSANKITSLSNIEAGTIFDGNTKLQFLNLASNPLSDLGDGFDRILYSESLISLDVSHCFISHLQGSFVLQSLPKLVKLNLSGNPIARLDGLLSESLSYLDVTNCNLQFLRFDSLIGVTRLEELRCSSNTHLSDQLFRPISKSITSLDASYCALSTNYASELAEVRRLNLKGNQIKELVAYAFQNNTKLEILDLSENLIRTVDRLAFYGAELLRQIDLSDNAIVTLDENTFAITPLVVTLNLSRNSLHTLSHFKCSGIQVLDASRCDVRSIDAQTLIHMSSLQSLNLSYNFLEDLPDNLSSLSLQSLDLRFCRISSVSLNYFTFHQLRSLADLNLDGNRLVSLKSSTFSALTKLTSLSLRNNLWKCDCNEDNFKKLAKNLEAIPQVSPLLCLYPENVTGQRWQDACSSHWNAPHRRSKDIIILSVIVIVLLISGMVACFVAVKEGLNVRANRRREQELENRHDSDSGARRESYGNDEIRESVRKFTQLPSYDEALLLPKPPSSSSFDTSVANVTPLMDRNEKIKKRQSATQTDETIEALLQEIEANEANKESPSMVRRSSLQEIEYINIRPPRLSLQCTEL from the coding sequence GTGGAAATCTTGGACTTATCCCGTACATCGTTGAAATTCCTACCAGACGCGCTCAGCCAATACACGGATATCGTTAATTTGAATTTATCGCACAATGAGCTCAGCTCGATATCACGCCAGACGTTCATTCGTATGTGGAAGCTTCGTACTTTAGATTTATCGGCGAACAAAATTACCAGTCTATCTAACATCGAAGCCGGCACCATTTTCGACGGTAATACCAAACTGCAGTTCTTAAATTTGGCTTCGAACCCGTTAAGCGACCTGGGCGACGGATTCGATCGTATCCTTTACAGCGAATCTTTAATCTCGTTAGATGTCAGTCATTGCTTCATAAGTCACCTGCAAGGTTCGTTTGTTTTGCAATCTTTACCCAAGCTGGTTAAATTGAATTTATCCGGGAATCCTATAGCTCGTCTGGATGGTTTATTATCGGAATCTTTGAGCTATTTAGACGTAACCAAttgtaatttacaatttttacgatTCGACAGTTTGATCGGTGTGACTAGGCTGGAAGAATTACGATGCTCGAGTAATACGCATTTGAGTGACCAATTATTCAGGCCGATTTCCAAGAGTATCACCTCTTTGGATGCTTCTTATTGCGCTCTGAGCACGAATTACGCTTCCGAGCTGGCCGAAGTTCGTAGACTGAATTTAAAAGGTAACCAGATCAAAGAATTGGTCGCTTACGCGTTCCAAAACAATACTAAACTGGAAATACTCGACTTATCGGAGAATCTGATAAGAACCGTGGACAGGCTGGCTTTTTACGGAGCTGAACTTTTACGCCAGATTGATCTATCCGATAATGCTATCGTCACACTGGACGAGAACACGTTCGCTATTACGCCGCTCGTGGTGACCTTGAACTTATCGCGAAACTCGCTGCACACCTTGAGCCATTTTAAATGCTCCGGTATACAGGTATTGGATGCGAGCAGATGTGATGTGAGAAGCATCGATGCTCAAACTTTGATCCATATGTCTTCTCTGCAAAGTCTAAACTTATCGTATAATTTCTTGGAGGATTTACCCGATAATCTTTCCTCGCTCAGTTTGCAGTCGTTGGATTTGAGGTTTTGTCGTATCTCGAGCGTATCGTTGAATTACTTCACCTTCCATCAGCTACGTTCTCTCGCAGACTTGAACTTGgacgggaatcgtctagtttcgCTGAAATCGTCGACTTTCTCAGCTCTAACCAAACTGACCAGTTTATCGTTACGGAACAACCTTTGGAAATGCGACTGCAACGAGGATAACTTCAAGAAACTGGCCAAGAACTTAGAAGCGATACCTCAAGTATCTCCTTTACTCTGTCTGTATCCGGAAAACGTAACTGGACAGAGATGGCAAGATGCCTGCTCCAGTCACTGGAACGCTCCTCATCGTCGTTCCAAGGATATCATAATACTCAGCGTGATCGTCATCGTGCTTCTGATCTCGGGCATGGTAGCCTGTTTCGTCGCCGTCAAAGAAGGTCTAAACGTGCGAGCCAATCGCAGACGAGAACAAGAGCTGGAGAATCGACACGATTCGGACTCAGGTGCTCGTCGAGAAAGCTACGGTAATGACGAGATACGCGAATCTGTTCGAAAATTTACCCAATTGCCTTCGTACGACGAAGCATTGCTGTTACCAAAACCACCTTCTTCGTCTTCCTTCGATACTTCGGTAGCCAATGTGACACCTTTGATGGACAGAAACGAGAAAATCAAGAAAAGACAAAGCGCTACCCAAACCGATGAAACGATCGAAGCACTTTTACAAGAGATCGAAGCCAACGAAGCTAACAAAGAATCGCCATCGATGGTTCGTCGATCATCGTTACAGGAAATAGAATACATTAATATCAGACCGCCTCGTTTATCGTTGC
- the LOC135841719 gene encoding toll-like receptor 6 isoform X2 — protein MWKLRTLDLSANKITSLSNIEAGTIFDGNTKLQFLNLASNPLSDLGDGFDRILYSESLISLDVSHCFISHLQGSFVLQSLPKLVKLNLSGNPIARLDGLLSESLSYLDVTNCNLQFLRFDSLIGVTRLEELRCSSNTHLSDQLFRPISKSITSLDASYCALSTNYASELAEVRRLNLKGNQIKELVAYAFQNNTKLEILDLSENLIRTVDRLAFYGAELLRQIDLSDNAIVTLDENTFAITPLVVTLNLSRNSLHTLSHFKCSGIQVLDASRCDVRSIDAQTLIHMSSLQSLNLSYNFLEDLPDNLSSLSLQSLDLRFCRISSVSLNYFTFHQLRSLADLNLDGNRLVSLKSSTFSALTKLTSLSLRNNLWKCDCNEDNFKKLAKNLEAIPQVSPLLCLYPENVTGQRWQDACSSHWNAPHRRSKDIIILSVIVIVLLISGMVACFVAVKEGLNVRANRRREQELENRHDSDSGARRESYGNDEIRESVRKFTQLPSYDEALLLPKPPSSSSFDTSVANVTPLMDRNEKIKKRQSATQTDETIEALLQEIEANEANKESPSMVRRSSLQEIEYINIRPPRLSLQCTEL, from the coding sequence ATGTGGAAGCTTCGTACTTTAGATTTATCGGCGAACAAAATTACCAGTCTATCTAACATCGAAGCCGGCACCATTTTCGACGGTAATACCAAACTGCAGTTCTTAAATTTGGCTTCGAACCCGTTAAGCGACCTGGGCGACGGATTCGATCGTATCCTTTACAGCGAATCTTTAATCTCGTTAGATGTCAGTCATTGCTTCATAAGTCACCTGCAAGGTTCGTTTGTTTTGCAATCTTTACCCAAGCTGGTTAAATTGAATTTATCCGGGAATCCTATAGCTCGTCTGGATGGTTTATTATCGGAATCTTTGAGCTATTTAGACGTAACCAAttgtaatttacaatttttacgatTCGACAGTTTGATCGGTGTGACTAGGCTGGAAGAATTACGATGCTCGAGTAATACGCATTTGAGTGACCAATTATTCAGGCCGATTTCCAAGAGTATCACCTCTTTGGATGCTTCTTATTGCGCTCTGAGCACGAATTACGCTTCCGAGCTGGCCGAAGTTCGTAGACTGAATTTAAAAGGTAACCAGATCAAAGAATTGGTCGCTTACGCGTTCCAAAACAATACTAAACTGGAAATACTCGACTTATCGGAGAATCTGATAAGAACCGTGGACAGGCTGGCTTTTTACGGAGCTGAACTTTTACGCCAGATTGATCTATCCGATAATGCTATCGTCACACTGGACGAGAACACGTTCGCTATTACGCCGCTCGTGGTGACCTTGAACTTATCGCGAAACTCGCTGCACACCTTGAGCCATTTTAAATGCTCCGGTATACAGGTATTGGATGCGAGCAGATGTGATGTGAGAAGCATCGATGCTCAAACTTTGATCCATATGTCTTCTCTGCAAAGTCTAAACTTATCGTATAATTTCTTGGAGGATTTACCCGATAATCTTTCCTCGCTCAGTTTGCAGTCGTTGGATTTGAGGTTTTGTCGTATCTCGAGCGTATCGTTGAATTACTTCACCTTCCATCAGCTACGTTCTCTCGCAGACTTGAACTTGgacgggaatcgtctagtttcgCTGAAATCGTCGACTTTCTCAGCTCTAACCAAACTGACCAGTTTATCGTTACGGAACAACCTTTGGAAATGCGACTGCAACGAGGATAACTTCAAGAAACTGGCCAAGAACTTAGAAGCGATACCTCAAGTATCTCCTTTACTCTGTCTGTATCCGGAAAACGTAACTGGACAGAGATGGCAAGATGCCTGCTCCAGTCACTGGAACGCTCCTCATCGTCGTTCCAAGGATATCATAATACTCAGCGTGATCGTCATCGTGCTTCTGATCTCGGGCATGGTAGCCTGTTTCGTCGCCGTCAAAGAAGGTCTAAACGTGCGAGCCAATCGCAGACGAGAACAAGAGCTGGAGAATCGACACGATTCGGACTCAGGTGCTCGTCGAGAAAGCTACGGTAATGACGAGATACGCGAATCTGTTCGAAAATTTACCCAATTGCCTTCGTACGACGAAGCATTGCTGTTACCAAAACCACCTTCTTCGTCTTCCTTCGATACTTCGGTAGCCAATGTGACACCTTTGATGGACAGAAACGAGAAAATCAAGAAAAGACAAAGCGCTACCCAAACCGATGAAACGATCGAAGCACTTTTACAAGAGATCGAAGCCAACGAAGCTAACAAAGAATCGCCATCGATGGTTCGTCGATCATCGTTACAGGAAATAGAATACATTAATATCAGACCGCCTCGTTTATCGTTGC